One window of the Runella slithyformis DSM 19594 genome contains the following:
- a CDS encoding HEPN domain-containing protein, producing MSIPFSPNVSEAARRDILELESKISVFRSGDVPEEAFRKFRLARGVYGQRQPGVQMIRIKLPYGRITADQLVRIADCSDKYATGNLHATTRQDIQLHFVKLADSPALWAELEDAHITLREACGNTVRNVTASARAGIDPEEPFDVTPHAHAIFDYFLRNPICQDMGRKFKIAVSSSEKDSAYAFMHDVGLIPLVRYAEDGTPIHGFKVLVGGGLGAQPLLAQVAHEFLEEQFVIPFIEAVIRVFDRYGERVRRHKARMKFLLADIGLEEFLKRVEEEQKALKNKEYTIPTLPFPISEVKAGESTLTKEDLIAAAPDLNSPYTHWLKTNVFEQKQKGWYAVQLRVLLGDMHSSTARQLAEIVREYAADDIRVTVNQGYILRFVKADDLPAIYDRLQALGLAEPGFDTTADITTCPGTDTCNLAISSSYGITRVLETMMKEEFPDIIYNNDIKIKISGCMNGCGQHSASNIGFHGSSIKNGKFVLPALQVLLGGGFNGAGEGMMGDKVIKLPTKRGPAALRTLLLDYETNAYEGEYYNDYFLRQGNKYFYSMLKPLADLTTVVSSDYVDWDHEEPFQTEVGVGECASVLIDLVATTIIEANDKLAWANENLEKAIWADAIYHAYNVFVTGAKALLVSKGIPTNTQYGIVRDFDEHFGADFSDLSEGASFKELVFSINKNEPTEAFAREFVAKATRFVEKVNAIRRQQLESEGEPELALVEFGKDS from the coding sequence ATGTCAATCCCATTCTCACCAAACGTCAGTGAAGCTGCCCGGCGCGATATATTGGAACTGGAAAGCAAAATCAGTGTATTTCGGAGCGGTGATGTACCCGAAGAAGCGTTTCGTAAATTCCGCCTGGCTCGCGGAGTCTACGGACAGCGTCAACCGGGGGTACAGATGATCCGCATCAAATTGCCTTACGGGCGCATCACCGCCGACCAATTGGTGCGGATTGCGGATTGTTCTGATAAATACGCGACGGGCAATCTCCACGCGACCACCCGTCAGGATATTCAGCTGCACTTCGTAAAATTGGCGGATTCGCCGGCACTCTGGGCGGAATTGGAAGATGCCCATATCACGTTACGGGAAGCCTGCGGGAACACCGTGCGGAACGTTACCGCTTCGGCCCGTGCCGGCATTGATCCCGAAGAGCCTTTTGATGTAACGCCTCACGCCCACGCTATTTTTGACTACTTTCTGCGCAACCCGATCTGTCAGGACATGGGCCGCAAGTTTAAGATCGCGGTTTCCTCCTCTGAAAAAGACTCTGCTTATGCTTTCATGCACGATGTAGGCCTGATTCCGTTGGTGCGTTATGCCGAAGACGGCACTCCCATCCACGGCTTTAAAGTGTTGGTAGGCGGCGGCTTAGGGGCACAGCCTCTTTTGGCACAGGTAGCGCATGAGTTTCTGGAGGAGCAATTTGTGATACCGTTTATCGAAGCCGTCATCCGTGTGTTTGATCGTTATGGCGAGCGGGTACGTCGCCACAAAGCCCGGATGAAATTCCTGTTGGCTGACATCGGCCTGGAAGAATTTTTAAAAAGAGTGGAGGAAGAGCAAAAAGCCCTGAAAAATAAGGAATATACTATTCCGACGCTGCCTTTCCCGATATCTGAGGTAAAAGCAGGCGAGAGTACATTGACCAAAGAGGACCTGATCGCAGCTGCGCCGGATTTGAACTCTCCGTATACACATTGGTTGAAAACCAACGTATTTGAACAAAAACAAAAAGGATGGTACGCGGTTCAATTACGAGTATTGTTGGGTGATATGCACTCTTCCACCGCTCGTCAACTGGCCGAAATCGTGCGCGAATACGCCGCCGACGATATTCGGGTAACGGTCAATCAGGGATACATTCTCCGCTTCGTAAAAGCCGACGATCTTCCGGCCATTTATGACAGACTTCAGGCGCTCGGTTTGGCGGAGCCCGGGTTTGATACTACGGCCGATATTACAACCTGCCCGGGTACGGATACCTGCAACCTGGCGATTTCGAGCAGCTACGGCATTACCCGTGTGCTGGAAACCATGATGAAGGAGGAGTTTCCCGACATTATTTACAACAACGATATCAAGATCAAAATAAGCGGCTGTATGAATGGCTGCGGTCAGCACAGTGCTTCCAATATCGGCTTTCACGGCAGTTCCATTAAAAACGGCAAGTTTGTGCTGCCCGCGCTGCAGGTATTGTTAGGCGGAGGCTTCAACGGAGCGGGAGAAGGAATGATGGGGGACAAAGTCATTAAATTGCCTACCAAAAGAGGCCCCGCGGCGCTGAGAACGCTTTTGCTTGATTACGAAACTAACGCCTACGAAGGAGAATATTACAACGATTATTTCCTGCGTCAGGGCAACAAATATTTCTATTCGATGCTGAAACCTCTGGCTGACTTAACGACCGTAGTGAGCAGCGATTATGTCGATTGGGACCATGAAGAGCCGTTTCAGACCGAAGTAGGGGTAGGAGAATGTGCAAGTGTACTTATTGACTTGGTGGCGACAACGATCATTGAGGCCAATGACAAGCTTGCCTGGGCCAACGAAAATCTCGAAAAAGCCATTTGGGCCGACGCCATTTATCACGCTTACAATGTATTCGTGACGGGAGCCAAAGCCTTATTGGTAAGCAAAGGCATACCGACCAATACCCAATACGGTATTGTCAGAGACTTTGACGAACATTTCGGCGCGGATTTCAGCGATCTTTCCGAAGGCGCTTCGTTTAAAGAACTGGTGTTCAGCATCAATAAAAACGAACCGACCGAAGCCTTTGCCCGCGAATTTGTGGCTAAAGCTACCCGATTTGTCGAAAAGGTGAACGCGATTCGCCGGCAACAGTTGGAAAGTGAAGGAGAGCCTGAATTGGCGCTCGTTGAGTTTGGAAAAGACAGTTAA
- the cobA gene encoding uroporphyrinogen-III C-methyltransferase, translated as MKVTLIGAGPGDPELITLKGIRALESADVVLHDALSSTELLEYCRPECVIVNVGKRFAQHSCNQDVINHLIVEYAQQYGHVVRLKGGDPFIFGRGYEEMEYAQRHGIEVQVVPGISSSYAVPALAGIPLTTRGLSESFWVVTGTTKDHKLSNDLALAAQSSATVVVLMGMHKLPEIVETYAQLGKIDLPVAIIQNGTRPEEKIVTGKVGNILQLVQAEGIGSPAIIVLGAVAQLADNVKKLTQLVNY; from the coding sequence ATGAAAGTTACGCTTATTGGAGCAGGGCCGGGCGATCCGGAGTTGATCACGCTGAAAGGCATCAGGGCATTGGAATCGGCCGACGTTGTGCTGCACGATGCACTCTCAAGTACAGAGTTGCTGGAGTATTGCAGGCCCGAGTGCGTCATTGTCAACGTGGGAAAACGCTTTGCGCAGCATAGCTGCAATCAGGATGTGATCAATCACCTGATCGTGGAATACGCCCAACAGTACGGCCATGTAGTGCGTCTCAAAGGAGGTGACCCGTTCATTTTCGGTCGTGGGTATGAAGAGATGGAATACGCTCAACGCCACGGCATTGAGGTGCAGGTAGTACCCGGTATTTCGAGCAGTTATGCCGTTCCGGCACTGGCGGGAATTCCGTTGACCACGCGTGGTCTGAGTGAAAGTTTTTGGGTAGTGACCGGTACCACCAAAGACCACAAGCTTTCCAATGATTTGGCGCTGGCAGCGCAATCATCGGCAACGGTTGTGGTATTGATGGGCATGCACAAGCTTCCCGAAATTGTAGAAACCTACGCCCAACTCGGAAAGATAGACTTACCCGTCGCAATTATTCAGAACGGTACCCGTCCGGAGGAGAAAATAGTGACCGGAAAGGTTGGAAATATTCTTCAATTAGTTCAGGCCGAAGGGATTGGCTCACCGGCCATCATTGTGCTGGGAGCCGTGGCTCAATTGGCCGATAACGTAAAAAAGCTTACTCAGTTAGTGAATTATTAA
- the moeB gene encoding molybdopterin-synthase adenylyltransferase MoeB yields the protein MLSSDELRRYSRHLLIPEFGNEGQERLKAARVLVIGCGGLGSPILLYLAAAGVGTLGIIDGDRVDESNLQRQILYGTDSIGKAKVEETANRLRTLNPFCTIEPYFELLTAQNALAILAQYDLVVDGSDNFPTRYLVNDACVLLNKPLVYGAIYRFEGQVAVFNYQNSPHYRDLFPTPPSPELAPNCAEAGVLGVLPGIIGSIQANEAIKLLAGIGEPLIGKLFVMDALTLTTRIIKIPRLPERPVIAQLIDYDEFCGVKATEPETEITVRQLAEMIEGNVDFQLIDVRETHEYTLDNLGGELMPLSRLVEFVDKISRTKPVIIHCQSGMRSQKAIKQLRAGHGFTNLKNLTGGMAAVRKMH from the coding sequence ATGCTCTCTTCGGACGAATTGCGTCGTTATAGCCGCCATTTATTGATTCCCGAATTTGGGAATGAAGGCCAGGAACGGCTCAAAGCAGCGCGGGTGCTGGTCATCGGTTGCGGTGGTTTGGGCAGCCCGATTTTGCTGTACCTGGCCGCTGCCGGTGTAGGTACCCTTGGCATTATCGACGGCGACCGCGTAGATGAGAGCAACCTGCAGCGCCAAATTTTGTACGGAACGGATTCCATTGGCAAAGCCAAAGTGGAAGAAACCGCCAATCGTCTGCGTACTCTTAATCCTTTTTGCACAATTGAACCGTACTTTGAGCTGCTTACGGCTCAAAATGCCCTGGCCATTTTGGCACAATATGACCTCGTCGTTGATGGCTCTGACAATTTTCCTACGCGTTATTTGGTCAATGACGCGTGTGTGTTGTTGAATAAACCGCTTGTTTACGGGGCTATCTATCGTTTTGAAGGACAGGTAGCGGTTTTTAATTACCAAAACAGCCCTCATTACCGGGACCTGTTTCCGACGCCTCCGTCCCCGGAGCTGGCCCCCAATTGTGCCGAAGCGGGGGTGTTGGGCGTATTGCCCGGCATTATCGGAAGCATTCAGGCCAACGAAGCCATTAAACTGCTGGCGGGGATCGGCGAGCCGCTGATCGGGAAACTGTTTGTCATGGATGCCCTGACCCTCACGACCCGAATCATAAAAATTCCCCGCTTGCCGGAGCGCCCTGTGATTGCTCAATTGATAGACTATGACGAATTTTGCGGCGTCAAAGCAACCGAGCCCGAAACGGAGATCACGGTCCGGCAACTGGCTGAAATGATCGAAGGAAACGTTGATTTTCAGTTGATCGATGTTCGGGAAACGCACGAGTACACCCTTGATAACCTGGGAGGCGAGTTGATGCCGTTGTCGCGGTTGGTTGAGTTTGTGGATAAAATAAGTCGTACAAAACCCGTTATTATTCACTGTCAAAGCGGAATGAGGAGTCAGAAAGCCATAAAGCAATTGCGGGCAGGGCATGGATTCACCAACCTCAAAAACCTGACAGGCGGAATGGCGGCAGTTAGAAAGATGCACTGA
- the mnmD gene encoding tRNA (5-methylaminomethyl-2-thiouridine)(34)-methyltransferase MnmD produces the protein MSIQRILTADGSHTLWNEELNAYYHSVNGALQESQLIYIELGLKEAMARRTTMASNEEQTPLRIFEMGFGTGLNALLTWLEAEKAQIPIHYTAVEAYPLAEEQAAALNYDGLLATNRLLQLHRAPWETKQVFFPYFTFEKHLSTLQEYTTECQFDAIYYDAFAPSAQAELWEREIFEQLAGMLRPGGNLTTYCSKSYVQRNLKAAGFTVQKHPGPRGKREVLRAVMTEPAF, from the coding sequence ATGAGTATTCAACGTATTTTAACCGCTGATGGCTCACATACGTTATGGAATGAAGAGCTCAATGCGTATTACCATTCGGTCAACGGAGCCTTGCAGGAATCACAACTTATTTACATTGAATTGGGCCTGAAAGAGGCCATGGCGCGCCGGACAACCATGGCCTCTAATGAAGAACAGACGCCTTTGCGCATTTTTGAGATGGGTTTTGGAACCGGGCTCAATGCTTTACTGACGTGGCTGGAAGCCGAAAAAGCACAAATTCCGATTCATTATACCGCCGTTGAGGCGTATCCGTTAGCGGAGGAGCAGGCAGCGGCTCTCAACTACGACGGGTTGTTGGCAACCAACCGATTGTTGCAGCTTCACCGGGCACCCTGGGAAACAAAACAAGTGTTTTTCCCTTATTTTACCTTCGAAAAACACCTTTCAACGCTTCAGGAGTATACAACGGAATGTCAGTTTGACGCCATTTACTACGATGCCTTTGCCCCCTCGGCGCAAGCGGAACTTTGGGAGCGGGAAATCTTTGAACAACTGGCCGGAATGCTCAGGCCCGGAGGAAACCTTACGACCTACTGTTCAAAAAGCTACGTGCAGCGCAATCTCAAAGCGGCGGGATTTACGGTGCAAAAACACCCCGGCCCGCGTGGAAAACGGGAAGTGCTGCGGGCGGTTATGACGGAGCCCGCTTTCTGA
- a CDS encoding DUF6766 family protein: MNAKPSFWVRNGLSLALLTCFLLFWLAQALTGHHEYNREQLEKGLSSLSLGKYLHTGHFLSTTFENWESEFFQMLVYVLFTISLRQQGSAESKSLGGEEAEDKPPQVHPKAPWAVKKGGIWLKLYANSLSFALFLLFIFSFGLHAYGSYEDYRERQNYTHDIVEPFGRYMSGSRFWFESFQNWQSEFLAVLTIVFLSIYLRQKGSPESKAVDAPHRQTGKE, from the coding sequence ATGAATGCAAAACCGTCGTTTTGGGTCCGAAATGGATTGTCATTGGCGTTGTTGACCTGCTTTCTTCTTTTTTGGCTGGCACAGGCCCTGACGGGGCATCACGAATACAATCGCGAACAGCTGGAAAAAGGGCTGTCTTCCCTTTCATTGGGGAAGTATTTACACACGGGACATTTTCTTTCTACAACGTTCGAAAATTGGGAAAGTGAATTTTTTCAAATGCTCGTCTATGTACTGTTTACCATTTCATTACGACAACAGGGATCGGCAGAATCCAAGTCATTGGGGGGCGAAGAAGCGGAAGACAAACCGCCCCAAGTCCATCCAAAAGCCCCTTGGGCGGTGAAAAAGGGCGGAATTTGGCTTAAATTATACGCAAACTCCTTATCTTTTGCTCTGTTTTTGCTGTTTATCTTCTCTTTCGGCTTACATGCCTACGGCAGTTATGAAGACTACCGGGAGCGGCAAAATTATACCCATGACATTGTTGAGCCTTTTGGACGCTACATGTCCGGGAGTCGGTTTTGGTTTGAGTCTTTTCAAAATTGGCAAAGTGAGTTTTTGGCCGTTTTGACCATCGTGTTTTTAAGCATTTATCTGCGTCAAAAAGGCTCACCGGAGTCAAAAGCGGTCGATGCGCCTCACCGACAAACCGGAAAAGAATAA
- a CDS encoding SDR family NAD(P)-dependent oxidoreductase, whose product MLSERLNLSGKTAVVTGSSQGIGKAIAVTLAEYGANVIIHYHSKRKDAEQTVKEMNQPKSKVPIVKADFSKPNGVKNFFRKINNLTDTVDILVINASVQIAKEWEQVTESDFDLQVNANFKSTLLLMQLFAPPMIQKGWGRILTIGSVQQVKPHPAMIVYAATKSAVFNLVQNVSLQLADKGVTVNNLAPGVIDTARISEPVPEVEQRIAQRMTTPEGNMGQPEDCAGMAVFLCSDAGRYITGQNIFVDGGMSL is encoded by the coding sequence ATGCTTTCAGAACGTCTCAATTTATCGGGGAAGACCGCCGTGGTCACCGGCTCGAGTCAGGGAATCGGCAAAGCGATTGCCGTCACGCTCGCTGAATACGGTGCCAATGTCATTATTCACTATCACTCAAAACGCAAAGACGCTGAACAGACCGTCAAAGAAATGAATCAGCCCAAAAGTAAAGTGCCGATCGTGAAGGCTGACTTTTCAAAACCGAATGGCGTTAAAAATTTTTTTCGGAAAATAAATAACCTCACCGATACGGTTGATATTCTGGTCATAAATGCATCGGTACAGATAGCCAAAGAGTGGGAGCAGGTGACGGAAAGTGATTTTGATCTACAGGTCAATGCCAATTTTAAATCCACGTTGCTGCTTATGCAGCTCTTTGCCCCGCCGATGATTCAAAAAGGATGGGGACGGATCCTGACCATCGGAAGTGTGCAGCAGGTCAAACCGCACCCGGCCATGATCGTATATGCCGCTACCAAGTCCGCCGTTTTTAATCTCGTTCAAAACGTGTCCCTTCAATTGGCCGACAAAGGCGTTACGGTCAATAACTTAGCGCCGGGGGTCATTGATACAGCGCGCATTTCAGAACCTGTACCGGAGGTAGAACAACGAATAGCCCAACGAATGACCACTCCCGAGGGAAACATGGGACAGCCGGAAGACTGTGCCGGGATGGCGGTATTTCTCTGCTCGGATGCCGGGCGCTACATCACGGGCCAAAACATTTTTGTAGACGGCGGGATGAGCCTTTAA
- a CDS encoding FAD-dependent oxidoreductase, whose protein sequence is MQTFGNSKDGKESLGAKATAAQSPTTVKSERDGYHESIWQSEPVSTNYPPEIFNPQKTYDVLIVGGGITGLTTALLLQKQGKECLIADAHTIGFGTTGGTTAHINTFADTTYAEVEKGFGEEAAVLFSKAIQGAIRTIEDLVYTYNIDCDFELKKGYVYAEDEKQAKELDELYESALKVGVAAQVVTKAPTPIPAVKVVEFDHQAQFHPLKYLAALHLEFIKLGGVVLEDTRIQEIRSEEHIHLAIAQNARIQAKNVVYATHIPPGGVNVLHFLCAPYRSYVLAVTLKNDLYPEALVYDMQDPYHYFRTHTIDEKKYLIVGGNDHKTGHSSPEQAFQELETYVRRHYDVDTMAYRWSSQYYVPADGLPYAGLLPGASPGIYVATGYNGNGMMLGTMSAKILSDLIAGNKNRLSDLFDPSRIKPLASAGEAVKENVDVIYHFILDRFTVHALTSVNELANDSGIVAETEGKKIAVYKDKEGTVSALNPICTHAGCIVSWNNEEKSWDCPCHGARFDTHGKVLTGPARKHLTPIDLAQPHITG, encoded by the coding sequence ATGCAAACGTTTGGAAACAGTAAAGACGGGAAAGAATCCCTCGGAGCCAAGGCAACGGCGGCCCAATCCCCAACAACCGTAAAGTCCGAGCGTGACGGATACCATGAAAGTATTTGGCAATCAGAACCGGTCAGCACAAACTATCCGCCCGAGATCTTCAATCCTCAGAAAACCTACGATGTACTCATTGTAGGGGGGGGGATTACGGGCCTTACCACGGCCTTATTGCTTCAAAAACAAGGGAAAGAATGTCTCATTGCCGATGCCCACACCATTGGGTTCGGCACCACCGGAGGTACTACGGCCCACATCAACACCTTCGCCGATACGACCTACGCTGAAGTCGAAAAAGGCTTTGGCGAAGAGGCCGCCGTCCTGTTTTCAAAGGCCATCCAAGGAGCCATCCGGACCATCGAAGATCTGGTTTATACCTATAACATTGACTGCGATTTTGAGCTAAAAAAAGGCTATGTCTACGCCGAAGACGAAAAACAGGCCAAGGAGTTGGATGAGCTGTACGAAAGTGCGCTGAAAGTCGGCGTAGCGGCACAGGTTGTAACAAAAGCACCCACCCCCATTCCCGCAGTCAAAGTAGTTGAATTTGATCATCAGGCCCAATTTCACCCCTTAAAATACCTCGCAGCACTGCACCTGGAATTTATAAAACTGGGCGGCGTCGTGCTTGAAGATACCCGCATTCAGGAAATCAGATCGGAAGAGCACATTCACCTGGCCATTGCCCAAAACGCCCGCATCCAAGCCAAAAATGTGGTCTATGCCACGCACATTCCTCCGGGGGGTGTCAATGTGCTTCATTTTCTCTGTGCCCCGTACCGTAGCTATGTATTGGCGGTTACCTTAAAAAATGACCTGTATCCGGAGGCTCTCGTTTACGATATGCAGGACCCCTACCACTATTTTCGCACCCACACCATCGACGAAAAAAAATACCTGATCGTAGGCGGAAATGACCATAAAACAGGCCACAGCAGCCCTGAGCAGGCCTTTCAGGAGCTGGAAACCTATGTGCGCCGGCATTATGACGTCGATACCATGGCGTATCGTTGGTCTTCTCAGTATTACGTACCCGCCGATGGCCTTCCGTACGCGGGGCTGCTGCCGGGTGCTTCGCCGGGCATTTATGTTGCCACAGGCTACAACGGCAACGGCATGATGCTGGGCACAATGTCGGCCAAGATTTTGAGTGATCTGATCGCGGGCAATAAAAATCGATTGTCCGACCTCTTTGATCCTTCCCGCATTAAACCGTTGGCCAGTGCGGGCGAAGCCGTCAAAGAAAATGTGGATGTGATCTATCATTTTATCCTCGACCGCTTCACGGTTCATGCCCTTACTTCGGTGAACGAATTGGCCAATGACAGCGGCATTGTAGCCGAGACGGAGGGAAAAAAGATCGCCGTTTACAAAGATAAAGAGGGTACTGTCAGTGCCTTAAACCCTATTTGCACCCACGCCGGCTGCATAGTCAGCTGGAACAATGAAGAAAAAAGCTGGGATTGCCCCTGTCACGGAGCACGATTTGATACCCACGGAAAGGTGCTGACAGGCCCCGCACGGAAGCACCTGACCCCTATTGATTTAGCCCAACCTCACATTACGGGCTGA